The Candidatus Binatia bacterium genome includes the window GACCTCGGCGTGACGCGGCAAGGCTTCTTCTTACGTTCCGTCTGTCCATACATCCGCCAAGCTTCGCGGGTTAACACCTTGCCCCACGGTGTTGGTTGCGCGGCGGGGATCGCTCCGAATGCCGAGGACATGTGCTCGAACCTCGCATGCGGTCCGTAGCGGGCTAGCCCGCCGCGCCGCGCGGGTCAACACCGTGACCGCAAGGCCGCCATCGGAGCCGATCCGCCGGGCTGACCACACTGCGTCCGCGGTTCAACACATGAGTGGGGCTCATCGTCGTCGTCATGTCCTCGCCGAAAGGCTCGGCCGCGCTCTCGCAGCCGGGGAGCCGCGGCGGCAACCGCGCCGGGGCCACTTCGGCTGGCTTCCGGGTCCGACCGACTGCTACAAAGCCGCGCGTGCAGGGCGAGGACCGCAGGTGGTGGGTGCTGGTTGCCGCGGCGCTGACCCTGGCCACGGTTGGTAACTGGGAGACGCTGACCGACGACCACCGAGCCTTTGCCGTCGGCCTGCCGTGGTGGTCGAGCGCACTGACCGTCCTCGGACTGGCGGCATGGCGGGCCGACCGCCGTCAGCCGCGGCCGGATCGTCCGCCCTGGACGCGCGCCGACAGCGTGGCCGTGGCGGTGGTCCTCGCCGGCGCCGCGTTGTTCCGCCTTTGGGGCATCGACCGTTACCCGCCATCCGCCGGCTTCGGTTTCGAGGAATATCAGACTGGCGGCCTGGCGTTCAGAACCGTCCAGAACTGGTTGGCGCCGACGCTCGAGTTCCCGCTGACGAACTTTCTGCCCGCGGTCAGCTTCCGCGTGTTCGGTTTGTCGGGTTGGGCGTTGCGCGCCCCGTTCCTCGCCAGCGGCATCGTCGCCCCGGTGTTCCTCTATCTCGCTCTGCGCCGGGTAACCGCGCGGCCGGCAGCCTGGGCCGGGGCCATGCTGCTGGCCGGCAACCGGTGGGCCGGGGCCGCCGCCCGCTTCGCCGACGAGATCTTCTTTCCGATCTCTCTCGTAGCGCTTGCCGCGTGGCTGTGGGTTCGGGTGCTGCAGGAGCGTCGTCAGCTCGGCGTCTTTGCCCTCTCGTTGGTCTTGAGCGACTTCTTCTACGCGTACAGCGGCTACCGAGGGTTGCCGCTGATCGTCCTGGCTGGCTCGGCAGTGCTCGCGGTAAGGCGCCGCCCGAACCGGCCGGCGGCGGCGCACGACAGGCAGCTCTTCACAATGGCCCTGGCGGTCTGGGGCGTCATGTTGGGTCCCGGGATCATGACGGTTCGAGCCGGAGAATCGTCTCTTTTTTTCGAAGCTATACATCGGCATGGGGACGCGTGGGGGAGTGGGCATTTGCTGGCAGAGCGTGTCGCGGCGGCGGTCGCACGCCTGCGCCTGGGCTGGGGGGTGTTCGCCCTCGCCGGCGACGAGTTCCCCACCGTCAACATTCCGAACGAGCCGATGTTCGACCCGATCACCGCGGCGCTGGCGACACTGGCGGTAGGCGTCGCGCTGGTCCGCCGCGATGCCGGGCGCCGTTTGGCACTGGCGGTCGTGGCCATACCCTTCTTCGTCCTTGCCCTGATTCCCGCGAACTTCAACGTTTCGCGCTACTTCGTCCTGCTGGTCCCGATCTTCTTCCTGCTGGGGTACTTGTTCGACGACGTGCGCCGCTGGCTGGGCAGAGGGGGCAGCGCGCTCCCCATTGCGCTCGTGGTGGGGATCGTCGGTCTCAACTTCCGCGGTCTGCTGCGGGTTATCGATAGTCCGGTCGTCCAGGCATCGTTCGGGTCGGGTGAAAACACGGTGCTGGCCGCCATTCACGCCGTGCCGGCCGGCAGTCGTGTGGTCCTGCTGACGGTCGACGGCAGCAACGCCTTCGAGCCGTCAGACTATCTCTGGTTGACGGTACATGCGCAGGGCGGGCGGGCGGCTTCGCTCGATGCCGCGTTGCGGGTAGCGGCGGAGGAGGGAAAGGCCGTCTACTGGATCACGCAGGGGCGGGCGGAGGGGGCGCTGCTGCCGGCGCTGGTCGCGTCGGTCTGCCCGGGGGCCAGGTCGAAGGTCTGGCCGGCGGCGACGCCCGAAGCGACCGTCGGCGTGAGCTGGATCGAACCGGGCAGCGCCTGTGGCGAACGGCCGGCGCAGGGGTTGCGCGGGGTTTATCGCGTAGTCGAGTCAACCGGGAACGAGCGTGAGGTAAGCCAGATCGACCCGGCGCTGTGTGCGTACACGATCCCATGGTCGCTGGGGTGGGAACTGCAGGATCGGCAGATCCAGAGTCTGCACGTGGAGTGGCAGGGCAGAATCAGTCCAACGACGGAAGGGGAGTACCGGCTGCGCCTGGAGGTTCAGGGCGCACGTGCGGCTCTGCTCGTCGACGATCGCGAGACGCAGGTGGACGGTTCCACCGAGCAGTGGACGAGCGCTTACTTACCGGTGACCATGGCCACCGAGCCGCTCGCCCTGAGGATTCGGCTCGACGCGCAGGCGGGTAACACCCCGCGTGTACGGCTGTACTGGACGCCGCCGGGAGGAGAGGAGCATCTGATTCCGCCGAACCGGCTCCAGCCGGCGCGGCAGGGGTAAAGAGTGGGCTCACGTCGGTCGACGTCGTCAGCCCGCGGCCGCCCCCGTCGCCGCGGGGCGCAAAGGCCCCTGTCCCGCGGGCGTCCGGTTGTGGGAGGCCCCGCAAGGCTAATAGGCCACCCGGGCCTCGAGCGCACCGGCGTCGTTGGTGAACACTACGAGGCGCGACATGCAGGGCATGCAATATACCCGATCGCCATCGCGCAGGGCGCGCGTCGAGCGGATTACCACTTTGCACACCGGACAGAGAACCTCGTTCGGCGCCAGCGTGTCTCCCGGACCCTTCCACTTCCGGTAGAAGCGGCGGTATTTCTTCGGAACCTCGTCGAACCCGGTGTCTTCGAGCACGTACCGCCGGCCGTCGCCGCCCTCAGCCGGGGCAGTATTCCCTCCCTCCAGCGGATCGCGCATCACACGAATCCGAGGCGTTCGACCGTCTCGAGATACGCGCGTCCCAGACGACCCTGCTCGTCGGTCGCCACGCCGATGGTGCGGACCGTTTCCTCAAGTGTCTCAAGGACGAGGTGGTCGAGCTCCTTCTTGACGTGAGCGATGCGGGCCCGGATATGCGGCGAACGTTGGAGGCGTCGGCCGAGTTCGTTCTCCCCGAAGCCGACATGCCGCCGTTCGTCTTTGATCACGCCGGAAAGGATCTCGCGGGTAATGGGGTCAGCCGTCTGAGCGTGGCTGTGGAACACCGCAAATTCCAGCGATTCCAGGATGACGTTCTGCGCAAACAACGCCGCCTCCCAATCCTTGCCCGCCACCAGTTCGAGCAGGCGACGGCGGAACACCTGAAGGTTGCGGCTCGCCCGCCTTTCCACCTCTGCTTCCGGATCCGTGACCCCGAGATCCAATAGGCGTTGCAGGAACACCTCGAGGTGACGACCTTCGTCCACCACCTGCGTCGACAGAAAAACCTTGCAGAGCCGGTTGGGGGCGATGGCGACGAGACCGCTAGCGCCCTCGAGCGCCGCGGTCTCGCCAACGACGTAATTGCACAGGACGGTTATTAAGCGTTCCCGGTCGACGTCAGGCAGCGGAACCTCCGGGGTGTCCGCCCGGTGACCGTGCGTAAGACCGGATAGATATCCCTCGACGGCCGCAAACCAGAAATCGAACGAGTGAACCTCCTCGAGGAACTGCGCGGGGTCGAGGTCGTGGATGTCAGTCAGCGCCGGCACCGGTGTGGCACGAGTCGGCAAGGCCGCCTCGTCCTCACGGACGCGACGGCGTCTGGTACGCCAGGCCGATGCGCTCGAGTCTTACCTTGAACTCCTTAAGAACGGTTTCCGAGAGGACCTTTTCTATGTCCTCGGGCTGCATCTCCCGCAGTTCGACGCCGTGCCACTCGGCAGAGATGCCGCGCTCGCGCGCTTGTGCGCCAAGCTTTTCGAACTCCGGCCGCGCCCGGTTGTTGCGGAAGAGGTCTGCGAATGTCGCCAGCATGTGGTAGGACATGTCCTTCTGCAGCTTCTCGACCTCGGCTTTCTTCTCCGGAAACTCCTTGATCAGCGAACCGATGCGGTTCTCCCCGAAGCCGACGTGACGCCGTTCGTCCGCGATCGTTCCCGAAAGGGTATGGGCAAACTTCGGGTTCATGCCCTGGTTGAGCGCGTGCATCATCTCGAAGACGCTGAACGCCATACCTTCGAGGACGATGTTCTGCCCGACCACACCGGCAACGAAGTCCTTCTTGTCGACTTTTTCGAGGAGGACCTCGGCGAACTTGACCAGATTCTTGTTGGCGTACTGAGAGAGCACACCTTCGAGGTCTTCCTTGCGGACCCCGAGGTCGTACAGCCGCTGGGAGAAGATCTCGACGTGGCGGGCTTCGTCGAGCGTTTGCGTCGCGAGGAAGCGCTTCGAGCCCTCGTCGGGGGCGGCGTTGATCAACCCCGAAGAAGCGGCCAGGGCGCAGCGCTCGCCGACCACGAGTTGGACGGTGGCGCGAATGGTTTCCTCGCGCAGGACCGGGTTGGAAAGGAGCAGCTCCGGCTCCTTCTCTTCGGGCGGGTGTCCGAACACGGTGTTCTCGAGGTACCCCTGCGGGCACGATTCAAGCCACTTCTGGATTGAGTACGCGGACAGGAAGTCGACCATCGTTAGTCCCTCCTCGGTGCAGGATGTGCCATTGCCGGAAGCGGCAACGGAGCGCGTTAATGATGGCGCGGGCAATATCAGAAATGCTTCACGTAAGAAAAGAGGGGGCGGACGATGTCCGGGGGAGGCGGCAATTTGCGGGTGCGGTCGGACCTTCGGGCCGGACCAGCCGAGGGGCTACCATGGATTCGGCGGCGATCTTGGGTGGAGGCCCGAATGCGACTCATCTGCGATCCTCGCATCCGCGGAAATCGCAGACGAGCGCCGGGTGATTCGGGAAGATCCCTTTGTTGAGGACACTGCCGGTCGGTTAAGAGGTTAAGAGGACCTCCGCCGGGCAAACGCGGACCGTCACGGCGGCGGCGTCAAAACCGCTTGCCATTTGCCCGTTCACGGTCACCCGAGCGAGCGGGCCGGCCAGCGGAGGCTGCAGCACCAACCCGCCGGGTGGCACGGTCAGAGCCCCGCCCACCGACACCACGAGCTTCGACACCCCCGTGCGGCGGCAGTGCAGATCGAGCGTGCCGTAAGGCGTCGGCAACCCGCTCACCCCGACCGCATCGCCCGCGGCCAGCCAGTCAGCGGGGATGCCGCCCGCCATTACCAGCGCATCATCGACTCGCCTTTCGTAAACAAAGAGACTGCGCAACGCCAAGACGTACTCCGCGCCGATCCACGTGTGCGGCACGTCGCCGATGTGTCCGGGACTGCGCCGGTCACGCCACGAAATCTCCGGCCATTGCCGCCACGCCGCCGGCCGCCGATCGGCGAGAAAGAAATCGAGCAACTCGGCCGCGTCGGCGCGCCGCCCCAGGCGAACCAGTGCCCCGACGATGCGGATCTCGTACGCCGAGTAGTTGTTCCACTCCACGGCCCCGTCGCGGCGCTGCCGGAAACCCTCCAGATACCGGTCGAAGGTACGTTCCAACGTCTCGCGCGGCAGGTCCTCCACCGCGTCGAGCAGGCCCACTGCGTTCGCAGTTGCCGTCGGATCGAAGTCGGCCCATTCCACCGATCCGGGTACGTAGTCGATGCCGCGATCGGCGATCGTGCATGCGAGCGAAGCCCGCACCGCCGCTCCCAACTCGTCACGTCCCGCGCCGATGCGCCGCGCCTCGTCGTCCTCGCCCAGTATTGCCGCCATCGCCGCCGCATCCCGATACCCCTGCAACGCCCAGAAGTCGTCCCAGTACGCGTGCACGGGATGGGCGAGGTAACCCTCGTGACTCACCGATTCCGGCATCAGCCCACGTCGGGCCCGCACGGCCGGAGCCTCGAACGCCGGGCCCAGCCGCGTCGCCCTCAACGTCTCCAGGTAGTCGACCGCCCCGCGCACCGCCGGCCACATCTCGGCCAGAAACGTCCGGTCGTGGGTAAACCGAAAGCATTCCATCGCCGCGAAGATGAACTCGCCGTGGCTGTCGTGCTCCGCCAGCCAGTCCGGTCCGGTACGGTCCACACAGCATGGCACATTGCCGTCGGCGCGCTGAAACGTAGCGTACCAACGCACGAAGGCGCACGCCTCAACACCCCGGCCCAGACGCAGCAGGGCGGCAGCCATGATCGCCCCGTCGCGGATCCACGCGCGCGTGTATCGCCGCGGCCCCGGTTGCAACGCCGCGCCGTCGCGATTGACGAGTACTTGCGCCGCCGCCGCGCGCGCCGTGTCGGTGGCCTCGCGAGCCGCGTCTGGAACCGTAAACGCCACTCCGCCGAGCCGCTCCCGCCAGTCACCAACGACCGTACCGAAGACCCGAGCCCCGTCGATGCCGCGCGCGTCGCCGACCGTCGCCGCCGTGGCGTTGCCGAACGGAATCGCGAGATTTACGTCCCGCGATTCTCCCGGTGCAAGATCGACATCGAAAGCCAGGGCTCCGGACGCGTATCCGAACGGGTCGTCGACCTCCGCGCGCGGCGGCAAGTCACACCGGACCAGGTACGACGTCACCGACCCAAGTTCGAAGGGCGCCGCGCCAAATCCGCGCGCCGCCGTCAGCGGGACAATCGCCCGCTCTGCGTCGATCCACACCGCCCCGTCACGGTACGAGAGCGTGCGGATCCGGCGCGCACCGCCGAGGTCGCCGAAGCTCTGCCACGGCGGATTGACCTGAAACGGCCGCACCGCCACGAACAGCGTCGCACGCCGGCCGGTGTTGCCACGGTTGGTGACTCGGTAGTGGACGCATAGCACGGGCGTCTCACCCGCACGCGTCGCGCACGCCGTGGTGTCGAGCGAGAGATCGCCGGCAACCCACCGCGACGCCGGCACCGGAATCCAGCCGTCCACAAGCGCCTGCGTAACGGCGACGTCGGCCCACGTCAGGAGACGGTCGTCCACGAACAGAAACGGCTCGATCGACGGCGAACCGCGATCGAACTCGATCAGCCCCTCTTCGTTCATGATCGCGCTGGTCTGTCCATCGGGAAGCCCGATCGGTGTCCAGTAGCTCTGCTCGCCGGCCAGCCAGCGCGGGTATTGCCCGCGCGGTGCGTCGCGGGCGACGTGTTCGAGGAACGCCGTGATCGATCGCGAGAACTCGAAAGGCTGCACGTCCAGCTTAGCGATGCCGCAGCCACGATTCGTCGCCGCCTCCACGCCGAGGCGCAACCGGCGCGACTCCGTCCCGGGGAGATAGACATAACTGGTGTCGACTCCGATCGCTTCCGCCGTGTGCACGGTCGTCCAGCGGGCGCCGTCGTCGGATGTCTCCACCCGGAAGGCGCGCACCGGGGCGGACGTGTCCCAGTGCACGACGAGGCCGCCGTACTCGCGCACCTCCACGAAGTCGATCGCCAACCAGGCGGCATTCACGCCGGGCAAACTCCGCCATCCGCGGGTGCGGTTCTCCTCCAACGCCGCGCCCGCCGGATGGTCGGGCAGCGCGCTCGAAGCCTGCACGACCGGGGTGGACCGGTAGGTGCGGTCCACCCATCGCAAGTCGCCGATCCACACGGTGCCCGCCCCGCCGTCGGCGCCCGCGGCGATCGCGAATTCGATGGCGCCCAACTCGCGCAGGACTCCACCGCCCGCCGGGCCCCAGGCGAACTCGAAATCGCGACTGCGCAACGTCATCGCCTGCCACTCGGGCGGAAATGCGAACTCGTCCCAGTGCTTCCACCAGACGTTGCGGCCCGTGCCGTCGGCAAGCTTCACCTCGAAGCGATGGGGGGACGCCGTTCCGCGCAGCGAGAAGTGCAGCGCGTAGCTCTCCGGCAGCGAGCGCACGAGGGTCTTGCGCGCGACCACGAAGCCGCCGCCACCGTGGAAGTCGAAATCCAGGCGCAGTGCGGCACCGTAAACGTCCCGGTCGGGGGAGATCGTCAGTTGCGCCAGTCCCGACGCGACCGGCATCCAACCCGATACGTCGGCAAAGTCGTCCAGCACCTCTTCGGCCATAGGAAGTTGGTCGCTCCTCGTTCGCAATCCGCGCAACCGTCCGACCGCGCAATAATCTCACGTCCGCCGGCCCCTAGCCTCCGGCCTCCAGTAGGATATTCTCCCCTACCATGAACGACCGCGACTTTCGTCTGTCCAAAGACGTCATGCCGGTACGCTACGCACTGCGCATCGAAGCCGATCTCGACGCCTGGCAGTTCCGTGGCTCCGCCGACATCGACGTGACCGTAAAGCGCCCGACGGCGAGCGTCACGCTGCACGCCCTCGATCTGACGATCGCCGGCGCCGTCGTCGAGATCGGCGGTGCGGAGCGGCCCGCGACGGTGACCGGTAACCCCGTCGCGGAAACCGTGACCTTGCAACCGGCCGCGCCGTTGCAGCCCGGTTCGGCGCGTCTGCGCTTACAGTTCTCCGGCGCCATCATCGAGCGGCTGCGTGGCTTCTACCGCTCGCACAAGGACGGTGCCCGCTACGCGGCGACTCAGTTCGAAGCCGCCGACGCACGCCGCGCCTTCCCGTGCTTCGACGAACCCGAATTCAAGGCCCGATTCGCCCTCACGCTGGTCGTTCCTGACGGCGTTACCGCGATCGCCAACGGCGCCGTTCGGCATCAGACCTCTTTGCCCGAAGGACGAACCGAAATCGTCTTCGCGGAAACCCCGCCGATCTCCACGTATCTGGTCGCCTACTGCGTTGGCCCCTTCGACGCGACCCCCGCCGCCCAGACGCCGAGCGGTGTGCCCGTGCGAGTCTTTCTGCCGCGAGGGATGGCGGACAAGGGCATCTATGCCCGCGATGCCCATGCGCGGTCGTTGACGTATCTCGAAGACTACACTGGGATTCCGTATCCGTACGGCAAGGTCGACGCCATCGGCGTGCCGGACTTCGAGGCCGGCGCGATGGAGAACCCGGGGGCTATCACGTACCGCCTGACGGCGATCGCCGCCGATCCGGAGCGCACTTCCGTCCACGCGCTCAAGGGCATTTTCTACACCGCGGCGCACGAACTTACGCACATGTGGTGGGGCGATCTGGTGACCATGGCCTGGTGGGACGATCTGTGGCTGAACGAGTCGTTCGCGACCTTCGTCGGCTACAAGGCGGTTGCCGAGCTGATGCCCGAGTGGGGGCTGTGGCGCGACTTCGTCGCGACGCTGGCGCGTCCGTTTGCGCTCGACGCGCTGGTTTCCACCCATCCCATTTCGTTCGAGGTCAAGAACGCCAAGCAGGCCACGGAGCGCTTCGACGTCATCACCTACTGGAAGGGCGCCGGTGTGGTGCGCATGATCGAAGGCTTCCTCGGGGCCGAGGCCTTCCGAGCGGGAGTTCGCACCTACCTCGGTAGATACCGCGAGAGCAACGCGACCGCGGACGACTTCTGGCGCGAGCTCACAACCGCCTCGCGGCGCGACGTGGCAACCATCGCCGATGCGTGGATCAAGACCCCGGGACACCCCGTCGTTCACGTCGGGGCGACACAGGCCGACGACGGACTGCGCCTCACGCTGCGCCAGGAGCGCTTCTTTGCGGATGCCGAGGCGAGCCGAAACGTCGAGCCGCAGGTCTGGCCTGTACCGATGATCTTCGCCTGCGGAGGGCCGGGTGGGGTCCGTGAGGAGAGAGTCCTGCTGACGGCGGCACGCGCGGAGGTAACGCTTCGGGGTGCGCGATGGTGCTTCCCGAACGGCGGCGGTACCGGGTTCTATCGATTCACGATGGACGACGCGGCATTCGCGGCGCTGCTCGGGGCGGTGCCCGAGGCCCTGGCGCCGCACGAACGTCTCAACCTCGTCGACAACCAGTGGGCTCTGCTGCGGGCGGGCAAGGTATCGGTCGAGCAGTTCTTCCGTTTGGTCGATGCTTACCGGGGCGAGACGGACCGGGCCGTGTTCGCCGCCCTCGCCGATCACCTCGCCTGGCTGGGGCTGCACGCCGTCGGCGACGGCGCGCGGACGGCATTCGAGCGCTACGTCTGCGCCTACTACGAACCGGTGCTAACGGCCCTGGGTTGGGATCCGCAGCCGGAGGAGTCGGCGGACGACCGTATGAAGCGTGCGGCCGTGCTGGGTGCCCTCGGCCTGGTGGCCCGCGCCCCGGCGGTACGAGTCGAGGCGCGGCACCGCCTCGAACGCTACCTCGACGATCGCAGGTCGCTCGACCCCAACCTCGCATCGGCGGTTGCCGGCATTGCCGCCCGCGACGGCGACGCCGAGCTTTACGACCGCTACCTCGAGCGCAAGCGCAGCGCCTCCACGGATCCCGAGGAGGAGCAGCGTTTTCTGCTCGCGCTGGCGGCGTTCGAGCCCCCCGCGCTCATCCGGCGCACGCTCGATCTGGTCCTCACCGGCGAAGTGCGCGCGCAGGATCGTCCGTTTCTGCTCGCCGGCCTCCTGGGGCGGCGCGCATCGCGAGAACACGCGTGGTCTTTCGTCCGTGACCGCTGGCAGGAACTGGCGGCGCTGATGGACCCGATGTTGGTGCAGAACCTGATCCGGGCCCTGGGGCAGTTAACTGCCGAGCCAACGGCATCGGAGGTTCGCACCTTTCTGCCGCCGCGCGCCACCGAGGAAACGCGGGAAACGATCGCTCAGGTGAGCGAGCTGCTCGCCATCGACTCCGCGACGGTCCGCCGCCTGACCCCGGCACTGGCGACCTGGCTGGGGCAGGCTATAGGCGGGAGGTGAGGGGGATCGGACGAATCGCGCGGCCATCATTCATGTCCGCCGCACGACTGAGAGAACGCGAGCCGGCGACGCAGTTGCGGCCTACTGTGGAATGCGACCGGCGGTGCTGTCGAAGGTCCACACCTTGCCGGTGCCTTTGCTGTGCGACGAGGTGCCGGTGAAGGATTGGCTCGCCGCTGTCATGGCGATACTGACACCGGTCGATCCGTCGAAGCCCGGCAGCTTCGCCTTGCAGTCCGGCCCGGTGGAACAGGACACGTAGACAAAATGGTTGATGTAGTAAGCCTCTTCGGCACTGGCGGCGTTGCGCAGGTCAGTCTGGGCCA containing:
- a CDS encoding glycosyltransferase family 39 protein, encoding MQGEDRRWWVLVAAALTLATVGNWETLTDDHRAFAVGLPWWSSALTVLGLAAWRADRRQPRPDRPPWTRADSVAVAVVLAGAALFRLWGIDRYPPSAGFGFEEYQTGGLAFRTVQNWLAPTLEFPLTNFLPAVSFRVFGLSGWALRAPFLASGIVAPVFLYLALRRVTARPAAWAGAMLLAGNRWAGAAARFADEIFFPISLVALAAWLWVRVLQERRQLGVFALSLVLSDFFYAYSGYRGLPLIVLAGSAVLAVRRRPNRPAAAHDRQLFTMALAVWGVMLGPGIMTVRAGESSLFFEAIHRHGDAWGSGHLLAERVAAAVARLRLGWGVFALAGDEFPTVNIPNEPMFDPITAALATLAVGVALVRRDAGRRLALAVVAIPFFVLALIPANFNVSRYFVLLVPIFFLLGYLFDDVRRWLGRGGSALPIALVVGIVGLNFRGLLRVIDSPVVQASFGSGENTVLAAIHAVPAGSRVVLLTVDGSNAFEPSDYLWLTVHAQGGRAASLDAALRVAAEEGKAVYWITQGRAEGALLPALVASVCPGARSKVWPAATPEATVGVSWIEPGSACGERPAQGLRGVYRVVESTGNEREVSQIDPALCAYTIPWSLGWELQDRQIQSLHVEWQGRISPTTEGEYRLRLEVQGARAALLVDDRETQVDGSTEQWTSAYLPVTMATEPLALRIRLDAQAGNTPRVRLYWTPPGGEEHLIPPNRLQPARQG
- a CDS encoding ferritin-like domain-containing protein encodes the protein MPTRATPVPALTDIHDLDPAQFLEEVHSFDFWFAAVEGYLSGLTHGHRADTPEVPLPDVDRERLITVLCNYVVGETAALEGASGLVAIAPNRLCKVFLSTQVVDEGRHLEVFLQRLLDLGVTDPEAEVERRASRNLQVFRRRLLELVAGKDWEAALFAQNVILESLEFAVFHSHAQTADPITREILSGVIKDERRHVGFGENELGRRLQRSPHIRARIAHVKKELDHLVLETLEETVRTIGVATDEQGRLGRAYLETVERLGFV
- a CDS encoding ferritin-like domain-containing protein; the protein is MVDFLSAYSIQKWLESCPQGYLENTVFGHPPEEKEPELLLSNPVLREETIRATVQLVVGERCALAASSGLINAAPDEGSKRFLATQTLDEARHVEIFSQRLYDLGVRKEDLEGVLSQYANKNLVKFAEVLLEKVDKKDFVAGVVGQNIVLEGMAFSVFEMMHALNQGMNPKFAHTLSGTIADERRHVGFGENRIGSLIKEFPEKKAEVEKLQKDMSYHMLATFADLFRNNRARPEFEKLGAQARERGISAEWHGVELREMQPEDIEKVLSETVLKEFKVRLERIGLAYQTPSRP
- a CDS encoding discoidin domain-containing protein, translating into MAEEVLDDFADVSGWMPVASGLAQLTISPDRDVYGAALRLDFDFHGGGGFVVARKTLVRSLPESYALHFSLRGTASPHRFEVKLADGTGRNVWWKHWDEFAFPPEWQAMTLRSRDFEFAWGPAGGGVLRELGAIEFAIAAGADGGAGTVWIGDLRWVDRTYRSTPVVQASSALPDHPAGAALEENRTRGWRSLPGVNAAWLAIDFVEVREYGGLVVHWDTSAPVRAFRVETSDDGARWTTVHTAEAIGVDTSYVYLPGTESRRLRLGVEAATNRGCGIAKLDVQPFEFSRSITAFLEHVARDAPRGQYPRWLAGEQSYWTPIGLPDGQTSAIMNEEGLIEFDRGSPSIEPFLFVDDRLLTWADVAVTQALVDGWIPVPASRWVAGDLSLDTTACATRAGETPVLCVHYRVTNRGNTGRRATLFVAVRPFQVNPPWQSFGDLGGARRIRTLSYRDGAVWIDAERAIVPLTAARGFGAAPFELGSVTSYLVRCDLPPRAEVDDPFGYASGALAFDVDLAPGESRDVNLAIPFGNATAATVGDARGIDGARVFGTVVGDWRERLGGVAFTVPDAAREATDTARAAAAQVLVNRDGAALQPGPRRYTRAWIRDGAIMAAALLRLGRGVEACAFVRWYATFQRADGNVPCCVDRTGPDWLAEHDSHGEFIFAAMECFRFTHDRTFLAEMWPAVRGAVDYLETLRATRLGPAFEAPAVRARRGLMPESVSHEGYLAHPVHAYWDDFWALQGYRDAAAMAAILGEDDEARRIGAGRDELGAAVRASLACTIADRGIDYVPGSVEWADFDPTATANAVGLLDAVEDLPRETLERTFDRYLEGFRQRRDGAVEWNNYSAYEIRIVGALVRLGRRADAAELLDFFLADRRPAAWRQWPEISWRDRRSPGHIGDVPHTWIGAEYVLALRSLFVYERRVDDALVMAGGIPADWLAAGDAVGVSGLPTPYGTLDLHCRRTGVSKLVVSVGGALTVPPGGLVLQPPLAGPLARVTVNGQMASGFDAAAVTVRVCPAEVLLTS
- a CDS encoding ERAP1-like C-terminal domain-containing protein — translated: MNDRDFRLSKDVMPVRYALRIEADLDAWQFRGSADIDVTVKRPTASVTLHALDLTIAGAVVEIGGAERPATVTGNPVAETVTLQPAAPLQPGSARLRLQFSGAIIERLRGFYRSHKDGARYAATQFEAADARRAFPCFDEPEFKARFALTLVVPDGVTAIANGAVRHQTSLPEGRTEIVFAETPPISTYLVAYCVGPFDATPAAQTPSGVPVRVFLPRGMADKGIYARDAHARSLTYLEDYTGIPYPYGKVDAIGVPDFEAGAMENPGAITYRLTAIAADPERTSVHALKGIFYTAAHELTHMWWGDLVTMAWWDDLWLNESFATFVGYKAVAELMPEWGLWRDFVATLARPFALDALVSTHPISFEVKNAKQATERFDVITYWKGAGVVRMIEGFLGAEAFRAGVRTYLGRYRESNATADDFWRELTTASRRDVATIADAWIKTPGHPVVHVGATQADDGLRLTLRQERFFADAEASRNVEPQVWPVPMIFACGGPGGVREERVLLTAARAEVTLRGARWCFPNGGGTGFYRFTMDDAAFAALLGAVPEALAPHERLNLVDNQWALLRAGKVSVEQFFRLVDAYRGETDRAVFAALADHLAWLGLHAVGDGARTAFERYVCAYYEPVLTALGWDPQPEESADDRMKRAAVLGALGLVARAPAVRVEARHRLERYLDDRRSLDPNLASAVAGIAARDGDAELYDRYLERKRSASTDPEEEQRFLLALAAFEPPALIRRTLDLVLTGEVRAQDRPFLLAGLLGRRASREHAWSFVRDRWQELAALMDPMLVQNLIRALGQLTAEPTASEVRTFLPPRATEETRETIAQVSELLAIDSATVRRLTPALATWLGQAIGGR